A single genomic interval of Daucus carota subsp. sativus chromosome 1, DH1 v3.0, whole genome shotgun sequence harbors:
- the LOC108219904 gene encoding protein FAR1-RELATED SEQUENCE 1-like — MKQAIADVFDKEKTRHRLCMWHIMKKFPSKVGVVLAMDGGFLSKLKPFVWGENLDISEFEAGWKSLMDEFKMTDNEWLCDMYECRHLWIPAYFKEDPLLGILRTTSWSESANSFFSHYHQPGDTLSQFYLRFETAMDKQRNINSDLNHKSNVAFPSTDTELFLEKDAAELYTREIFYKFQKQVRDACFHLVIKDMSGVEVKKFVLHDLKAAKEFQVLHILENHKLECSCRMFERIGLPCSHLILALKQVPVHKLPRHLVLNRWMKNAEKNATRFVSSTSSDDKEKFSVIVNDIWFDFNSCMGLAGDNKEALDLIQSCLKDVKQKLRGWKFEGKLVVGNKKDVVEKFIGSEIPVNIEVKPPNQCRNKGCGTKRIKSAAEKSTILSGKLKRICRYCKTEVYHDFRNCPVRKMQNLDENSAGKKKQKQSTDNSESGMGDNFEL, encoded by the exons ATGAAACAAGCAATTGCTGATGTGtttgataaagaaaagacaaggcATCGTCTTTGTATGTGGCACATCATGAAAAAATTTCCATCCAAG gTTGGTGTGGTATTGGCAATGGATGGTGGATTTTTATCAAAGCTTAAACCTTTTGTATGGGGTGAAAATTTGGATATATCTGAGTTTGAAGCTGGTTGGAAATCTTTGATGGATGAGTTTAAGATGACTGACAATGAGTGGTTGTGTGATATGTATGAATGCCGACATTTATGGATTCCAGCATATTTCAAAGAAGATCCTTTATTAGGAATATTACGGACAACATCTTGGTCAGAAAGTGCAAATTCATTTTTTAGTCATTATCATCAACCTGGTGATACTCTATCTCAGTTTTATCTACGTTTTGAGACTGCAATGGATAAGCAACGTAATATCAATTCAGACTTGAATCATAAGTCTAATGTTGCGTTCCCAAGTACTGATACAGAACTATTTTTGGAGAAGGATGCTGCAGAGTTATACACAcgtgaaatattttataaattccaGAAACAAGTACGAGATGCTTGTTTCCATTTGGTAATAAAGGATATGAGTGGTGTTGAAGTAAAGAAGTTTGTTTTACATGATCTTAAAGCTGCTAAAGAATTTCAG GTTTTGCACATTTTGGAAAATCATAAACTTGAGTGTTCTTGTAGGATGTTTGAAAGAATTGGTTTGCCATGCAGTCATTTGATTCTTGCATTAAAACAAGTTCCTGTGCACAAGCTCCCAAGGCATCTTGTTCTGAATAGATGGATGAAAAATGCTGAGAAAAATGCAACAAGATTTGTTTCAAGCACATCAAGTGATGATAAAGAGAAATTTAGTGTTATTGTGAATGAtatttggtttgatttcaatTCGTGTATGGGGTTGGCTGGTGACAATAAAGAAGCACTTGATTTGATTCAAAGTTGTCTAAAAGATGTAAAACAGAAGTTACGTGGTTGGAAATTTGAAGGGAAGCTAGTTGTGGGAAACAAGAAAGATGTTGTTGAAAAGTTTATTGGATCAGAGATTCCAGTTAACATTGAAGTCAAGCCTCCAAATCAATGTCGGAACAAAGGGTGTGGAACAAAGAGAATTAAGAGTGCTGCTGAAAAATCAACTATACTTTCTGGTAAACTAAAGAGGATTTGCAGGTATTGCAAGACAGAAGTTTATCATGACTTTAGGAATTGTCCTGTAAGAAAAATGCAAAATTTGGATGAGAATTCTGCTGGgaagaagaaacaaaaacaaagtaCAGAC